Proteins found in one Oreochromis niloticus isolate F11D_XX linkage group LG22, O_niloticus_UMD_NMBU, whole genome shotgun sequence genomic segment:
- the pithd1 gene encoding PITH domain-containing protein 1, which translates to MSGHGHGHGHGHGCGCEGEHEPAERGLEYGLYQKIDLEKLQCLNESRDGDGKLVFKPWDQRNDRDKFVDSDADEELLFNIPFTGSVKLKGIIISGENDSSHPAEIRLYKNIPQMSFDDTGREPEQAFRLNRDPAAELEYPTKIARFSNVQHLSIHISKNFGAESTRVYYIGLRGEYSEAHRHEVTICNYEATANPADHKVESIIPQTNFIS; encoded by the exons ATGTCCGGGCACGGGCACGGTCATGGTCACGGGCACGGCTGCGGGTGTGAGGGTGAGCACGAGCCCGCGGAGAGGGGCCTGGAGTACGGACTGTATCAGAAGATCGACCTGGAGAAGCTGCAGTGTCTCAACGAGAGCCGGGACGGAGACGGCAAGCTGGTGTTCAAACCGTGGGACCAGCGGAACGACCGGGACAAG TTTGTGGACAGTGACGCAGATGAAGAGCTGCTGTTCAACATCCC TTTTACTGGCAGCGTGAAGCTAAAAGGCATCATCATCTCCGGAGAAAATGATAGCTCTCATCCAGCTGAGATACGACT CTACAAGAACATCCCTCAGATGTCCTTTGACGACACCGGCAGAGAACCCGAACAAGCTTTCAGACTCAACAGAGATCCTGCCGCTGAGCTGGAGTACCCAACAAA AATTGCTCGTTTTTCCAACGTTCAGCACCTCTCCATCCACATCTCGAAGAACTTTGGAGCAGAGAGCACCCGGGTGTACTACATCGGCCTCAGAGGAGAATATTCAGAG GCTCACAGACATGAAGTGACCATCTGTAACTACGAGGCCACGGCAAATCCTGCAGATCACAAAGTGGAGAGCATCATCCCGCAAACCAACTTCATTTCCTGA